The DNA region GAGCAGATATTCTTGACAAGTTTTTGTTCATTTGTCGTCAAAAGATGTGAGGCTGGTTAAGAGAATTCTGCTCGGGTCTGTGCGATGTTTCTCTGCCAATATATGTGAACGGATTTGAAAATTACTAGTATAGTGACGCACGCGTGCTTGCAACTAAGCTATATGTgagttgcattaaaattttaacactttgttaatatatataattattaaaacatatCGTGACATCATAAAAAGTTAATTACTCTTGggatctcaaacttaataatagAATAATATAgatattgaaaaaaatatatatgagaTTGACTTAATATTATAACGTATATTTaataaattgaataattataggttttaaatattagttttattttttttcaattggaaAAACCCAAATATAATAAGATTTCAAAATTCAGTCAGTATGATATCCTATTAGAACACGTATCCAGACAATATTAACTTCTTGGAAATTGTAAttgaatattaaaattatatcgGTGTGTGGTTCGGAAGAGATGACGTTAAGATGTTGATTAACTTTTAGAGcaaatttttatttcaatttccaACAACtatttttaattgtaaagtACTTTTTCGATTATGATAttcattaaatttattttaaaaaatttggaaaAGCGAACATAATACAATATTAAAGTGCCTTTGGCTTGATCTTTAAAACGTgggatatataattttttttgttaatctgATCTCACTAAAAATTTAGGGTTCGATttcagcaagtgtcactagtccaaaCGCGGGTTTCGAAATTACGCTGAGCCTAAAATCACGAATAAGGCCGTTAGATGTGGGTCAGGAAGGTGTCTCGGCGTAGCCCCTCTGACGCTCaagaattttttaattaaacactcaaacctgatatttataggaaaatACATGGACCTTTGATGGGCCTGTCTttcatttgggctagggatACACCAGGGATAGCGAGCCCATCCATGGAGTATCATAATCCAtaaatacaaaaatatataaaggGCAACGAGATAATATATCGCTCGAAACTAATGTACAATTTATAAAtccatttttcaaaataattttattggaAGCCTTCAATTATTGAAATAATTTGGATAAATTTAATCATCCTGGCCAATGCATAATCGCTTGCATGATGTCTCGACTCTCGCCACTTTGACAATGCTCATACTAGAATCCATACAACCGTTAGAGACAAAAATATTAGTCGATTATTTTGTTTGATATATTTGTTTATACggatattataaaatattgcaTAGATATGCATAAATTTAGCtgttatatattataaaaatccatatttacTTAAGACtctaaaggtataaataaaaaGTTTATAATCCTAATCAAAGTTTATGTACAATTATTAACGTTAGTCTTGtatttttttctctcaaaaacTATACTGACTTAACGTCGGAGCCACTTTGACTTTGAGCAAAATCATCTCAATTTTCTTTGAGGCACAATTATATTTTTAGATGGTTCGATTTGATTCCTTTGAAGAAATGGTTCAGATAATCGATTCAAAGTTTTTTATTGGATGTGATTTGCTTCATCTTGGATGTGATTTGTTTAATTGCAGCATAGATAAAAATAAATCTAGTAGAAAATAGCATACTACATGTTATTTTTACTTAATTCaactacaaaaaataaataaaaattcccAAATAAACAAGATTTATTAACAATACGATAATTTCCTCCCATTAACTGCTGCTATAGCAGCATACAGGAAAGATACATAGTTCCCTAGAGGTCAATCATAAccattttataataatttccGTAGgctataattttaatttaatcacGTAAACAAGGAGAAAATATATCACGAATTGTTTAAAACATACGATCAAAAAGATAATGTGTATTTTGGGGATTAAGAAAGTATTGGTAATTTGGTATTATTTCAAATCCAACTCAACTATGATTTCATttagatttttaataaaaaaatgaattaaaacaataaatatcaatggcaaaaacttgtgtgaaatgatcacacgagtcgtattttgtaaaactgatctcttatttaggtcatccatgaaaaaatattactttttatgctaaaagtattactaaTATCAGTAAGGTTGCCCGTCTCACGTGaaacaataaaattaatttgaaatatcAACATCATAATATATACCAAGGTAAATGATGTTATAGGGTATTATAATGCATCACGCTACTTCTAAAACCCTGCACGGGCTATGAGCCCGATTTCTTGAATTTGAACGAAACATATTGTGGGGGATCTTTGGAACACAAACAGGCGCTGTCCAGGCACTATCCTTGAGTCAAGAACTACATTCATTTATCCAAGAACGCTGTTTCATACATAAATCTGTGTCATCTACACATGTACAGCGTTACTGTGTCAAGATTTCTGAAAATCATGAAACTAATACCAAAAGTGACGGTCTAAAAAGCAAGATGTTGTCTGGTTAGCTCACTTGTTACCCTCTAAGCTCACACTGAGGGGCACATCAGCTAAACAGACGGAGACAAGCTCATCGATGAAGCACCCACCAATATGACAACCACTTCTACGATTCAATTGTGCCGAAATTTTTCACATCCTCCGAAATTTTTCACATCCTCGGTTCAATCCATCGAATCATGCTGCCTTGATAGCACATACAAACTTATTTCGATCTATCATCTACAAAAGCCATCgtctaattatttaaattagatAATCTACTTTACAGTAGCAATTGATGTGCGCCACAGGTCTTTCCGAGATATAACCTCGGATCTCGCTAAAATGACATTTGACTCGATCTAAACCATAATTCACTAATTTACTAACACAAAAGAATTTCCTGCTTGATTGCAGGACATAAAATATAGTAAATGGAAGTACAGGAAATTACTTTTATTAAAAGGTTACCAGGGTCGTGTAATCAACTTTACCCAAAATTCGAGCCAAAGGGGAAACGCCAATTAATTTAACAAAAATTCAACCACCCATATAACATCAATCACTAGAACATCTTAGTGACATAGAAATACTCACAATCAAAACATGAAGTTTCATacaaaattgaaaaattaatcACCACAGGTGGGCATTCAGTATAACAGCCATCCTCAATTAGTTCGATAAATCTTAGCAAAGCAAATTTATATAAAGACTAATAGCCATTAAAAAATTCGCTTCATTTACTCAATGGAGAAAACCAACCATAGGAATCACTTTCACTAGTTGCAAGAACGAAAACGGAGGGTGTATCATGGTTCTTTCAATCACCCTTCCTCCGGAAGGAACAGCCCTCGGTGAGCCTAGCACGCCCTCCGGTGGGTTGACACAACACCGTCTGGCAGTTACCGCACACGACAACAGTTTGTGAATGGCTAAACACAGTGGTTCTGTAAACACACACCGAGGAAAAACACACGGTAAAGTTCTTCAAATCAAGCATGATCTGgatatatgaaaattcaaaaataaagattgaggaaaatataaaaaaaaaacttaacacAACACTAGGTAGAGAAAAATCGGATCTTTCGGTCatcaaattgaaaaaatattgaaatccGAGGCTTAggaaaacataattaaaagcGGGGTACTTACATATTAAAGCAACCCTGACACTTCACATCCTACAAttgaaaaatcaataaatttaaaactaaCAAGTACGAAAAATTGGAAACAAAAGAGGTTAAATAGGGGGTACCATGAAGAATGAATTTGGCGACTGGACGAGACGCTTCAGCTTATGCTTCCTCTTTTCGAGTTCCGCCGGAGGATTCAGCAAATCAATGTCGTTTGAAAGAACCTGCCACAAGCACATAAATCGATCAATCACAACATCAATCAAACCAATTGAAAACAAAGCTACAATTCAGAAATCTTTGTGGAGTTTTGCAGCGAGTCACCATTTTGTCGGAAATGGGGAGTAAGCAATGTGGCGGAGGCAAAGGGACAGAATGAATTATAGGGTTAGGTTTTCATCGATGTTATATATACGtgcattgaaaataatcatggGCCGTCGGATACTTGGGCTCACATCTGGACCATCCATTGGTTGACGAATATCTTTTTGAGCaagtatttaaataaaaaaaaaattaatgatgtTTCTCCAATCTCTTGTCGATATATGCTAGGTTAATTTccgtaaaaaatatttatgataatgattgatattattatcattaatgtttaatttatttacatTGTAACATAAAATAATGGGTAATTTAAGTATTTGTGGGGTTAACGGAGTTGATCCGGAATCGATCCGAAACTGGTTGGCATAATCCAATTCAATCTAAAATCGGTTAATATGGTTTAAAGTTGGACCAGATAcaatattttaattgaattggattggtttttaaaacaatttgatCTGGAACCAATCCGTTCCAACAACAGGATCTTACGTGCTCAGATCTAGAACCAGATCCAATCCATCCCGaacaagttttaaaaaaaagaattttGATACTTTGTTGTTTAATAATGGTCAATTATAGTTCTACgtataacaaataatatttgattttcaaatacattgCCTGACAAATGTCATTTTTAAGTACATGAtcaaagattaaaaaaaaaaattgctttTTATTTAATCTCAACTCATTCACACATATTTCTAATTCGATCCACAATCTGTTCAAATATGATGTTATTGTTTTGACTCGGTTTTGGATTATATTATATACACAACCCAGTAATTTCGTCCATTACGGTGACATGTCTAGCAATTTGTGGGGTTTGGTGGTATATAATTATgagtatttttttaagaaaaatagcATCAAACGTATGTATATGCTTAAATCGTCCAAAAAATGTATAAATGATTCGAAACTTCAAATTTATTCGATATTGCATAATCTATCATTCAACAAACTTATATATGAACATACAATCCTTAGTTAACTAGCGTATCCTTGTAACaagtatatttatttatataccCTTTTCTCCTTAAATATgttgatttttatcataaaaatcaatataaacaaaataaaactaaTGGAAAACTTTACAGGGGAAAAAGTTGTTTAAATCTAATTGCACTTTATAggtaaaattatgggaaaataattttttttatttcacttGTTCAATTCTGTGTTTTGATTCactcaattttcaaagtttgattttgatatacTAACTTCTAGTATTTGACTATTTTTCTCTGATTGTCGAGTAACACAAACACATCATTAATAGGACCAAAATAGTcaatgatttaaaattaatatataatcaaTAGGACCAAAAATACCATTTTTTTGGAATACTATTTAGAAGAAACAAGATGGACTccagtcaaaaaaaaaaaaaaaacaataaacaaCATGCAAGTTACAATACTAAAAACGCAAAATCACATTTAACAGgaccaaaaatagaaaaaaaacaaaaaagattattatatttgagtaggtctcttgtgagacgttcttgcgaatctttatatatgagatgagtcaaccctaccgatattcacaatagaaagtaatattcttagcataaaaagtaatattttttcatagatgacccaaataaaagatccgtctcacaaaatacgactcgcgagaccgtctcacacaagtttttaccatcATATATTTTTGTCATTCGCCTAAAGCCTTAGTTTTTATGGGACAATTTCCTCCAGTGTATTTCAAACATGCTATTATTTCCAAGTTTTTATCTGCTTCAAAAAGTCCTGCTTACTACAAAGATAGGGGATAGTGTCATCGTTCCTTTTCTTGTCATTTTTTTCGAAGTTATATACGTTGGATGGGTTTTGTTTGGGCATATTGATGATGCTGATTTAGTTACCGGATCCCTCTTTTTTAtaacttttttttatttgcggacttataataataatgatagtttttatatatgtttctacattttatattcaaaataaatttttgactAATAATTCGATTAGTTGCTACTCCGTGCATAATTAATAGGTAAACAACGACAAAAATatcttaaatataaaaataacaaCGATTTATGTTAAAAAGATAACGCTTACAAAATGTTGATGAATTGTTGTTTTTTTACTGCCAAAGAAAACGATTTTTAACTATTCTATAATCGTCCTATAAATATTGTTGTGTTCTTTAAATGTCTTTTAGCGTGTTTTTATTCACACAACAATTTTCTTGTAGTAAAATACTGAAATAAGTAGATGAAATCTAGTTAGTTTGAGTTTTCAAACCGTGTAAGAACTGATGGCTTGTGTTGCGATTTCGGACACCGATGTTATTGCTTCTCCTGGACATGGGAAAGCGGAATCACACCATAGATCGAGTTAATCATTCCAACAAATATAAATCCGTAAAAGCGTATCACAACATATCAATTTTAAGTTTAATTtactaatatattaaataagtTATTTACGATAGTTCTTATAACAACTTTATAACATAGCATCAATTTGACTCAGCATAGCCTCCAAATtaattttacaaataaataaaagaaaaaaaaagtgtTTTTTTAGTGATTTGGATCTGTTAACACACTGCCCATTTTATAAATTTGAAGGGCCTATGGCCCGATAAAATGCCACACCGGCCCAAAGTTTTtagtaaaaattttaaaaaacgaaattaatataatttcttTGTCAAGactattttcataatttattgtCAATTTACAAAAGATAttgaattgttttttttaaaggaaAATATTGAATTGTTATTTAATTCGTTTTGGTGTACCCAAATATAACGAaagcaaaaatttatgtgaaacGGTCTTacgtgtcatattttgtgagatagatctcttatttgggtcatccatgaaaaagtattactttttatactaagagtattactttttattgtgaatatcggtagcgttgacccgtcttacatataaagattcgtgagagcgtctcacaaaagacatactcaTATACGAAATGTTTCatgaaatattattataaattatataattaattatgattTCTAACGTactattttataattttcaatttttatgtatatatatttttttcatctaATCTAACTACCTAGCCCGAAATCGTGCAATTAGTGCATTCTAGCACATGCACAGGTTGGTTAAAATTATCTATATTTCTATAATAATTAAGTTTGATATCTTTATAGTAATTAACTTTGTTGTCATCAATAATATTcgtataaaattataaatactctatttttatttaataaaaaataaaaaaaaatctgttttagtaaatttttgtaTTCTCttgtaacatttttttttatctttattcaAACTTTagatttttatatgattatctcatttttaatataaaaaattataataagaaaacattaaattaaaaataacaaaaaaacgGTTCGTTCGATCCTGGGTGTGAGGACAGTGCCCACACCCCATATAAATGGTTGGGATTCCACTTCAtgggaaaaaataaattaaaaaaaaaattgggccagAAAAGATCCTGACCCTTGGATGTACCCCTGCAGGCACTGCCTGCAAGGGTAGGATGGAATAATCCCAAAAAAACTCAACACAAAAAATATCACATACAAGCTTGCATAGCGTCGCTAgtataaataataattacttTTATGTAACAAAAACTCATATGAGACTCTCCCACAGATTAATTTTACGAGACATATCTCACACACGATCCAACccatgaataatttaaatttttactcTAAGTATGAATAAGATCGACCCGTCTCACGACTCACAAACCTACTCCTTCCGTTTAATTTTAATGATGTGATTTtataatcttaaaaaaaaaaactccacctaatttttttttcttcttatgaACAATAAGTGGAGCAACATAATTGTGGTGCATAATGAGTCATTAATGAAATGCATCAATCGCCTCTTAGACTTCCCTTTATGCCAAGTATTACCGTTGGATTTCAAATTTCCACATTTATTGGTATTATTATGTAGCTCAAGATACATAATTTCATTTGATTCAGATACATACTATTTACAAACAAACCAAAGGTGAAATTTCCAAAGGTTTTTCGAGAAACCCTTCGCTGGGTTAAGGATAATTCTTCCACAAAAGCTTGATTTCTCAGAgattttttcatcaaaattttggCTTTTTTTGTCCGTAAGTTTATCCTTAGttcttaattatttatttatttattattatttgttgtTCAACGCAGTACTTTCAGGTTCATCTGGTGATGCATGGCTAGTTTTTTCTTGAGAGCTTAGATGAATAATTTTCCATTtgtgaaatattttgattggaGTTGGATGAATAATcctataaatataatataattttgcaataaaaaaatatagaattCTTTAAGATGTCAAATTCAAGTTACAActaaattttatgttttgtttttgCAGCAGAGTGTTGTTTCTCTTTAGTATACACTATACAACAAAGTTAGAACCAAACTTTTGCTTTTGCTTTTACTTTTGCtttattttgaatcttttttaaTCACTTTAGATTGGATACTAATTAATTATATCTCAACTTTTTCAAAACATGGTTACTTAAGTattaaatttctagtgcaattttaAAGATAAAAAGATTTGGCAGTGTAATAAAGTAAGTCACTACTTGCTTTTCCACTATGGAAAAAAAGTCAAATCAAGAatattttgctttttttttttttaacttttttcaATTTTGGTTACATAAAGTTCCTAGCTACAAATTATCTTACAACTCAACCAATTCTTCTTTAGTTGTGTTTTTACATATTTCTTCGCTATGAAGTC from Primulina tabacum isolate GXHZ01 chromosome 14, ASM2559414v2, whole genome shotgun sequence includes:
- the LOC142525218 gene encoding small ribosomal subunit protein eS27y isoform X2, with the translated sequence MVLSNDIDLLNPPAELEKRKHKLKRLVQSPNSFFMDVKCQGCFNITTVFSHSQTVVVCGNCQTVLCQPTGGRARLTEGCSFRRKGD
- the LOC142525218 gene encoding small ribosomal subunit protein eS27y isoform X1; protein product: MVLSNDIDLLNPPAELEKRKHKLKRLVQSPNSFFMDVKCQGCFNITTVFSHSQTVVVCGNCQTVLCQPTGGRARLTEGCSFRRKGD